The following coding sequences lie in one Equus asinus isolate D_3611 breed Donkey chromosome 1, EquAss-T2T_v2, whole genome shotgun sequence genomic window:
- the RNASET2 gene encoding ribonuclease T2: MRPRAPRGVLPGALGLALCCLCGALGPWRSGDHGWKKLIMVHHWPTTVCKEIENACSDPPDYWTIHGLWPDKSEECNRSWHFNLEEIKDLLPDMKIYWPDVTHPPNHSHFWKHEWEKHGTCAAQLDVLNSQKKYFGKSLDLYKELSLNSMLQKLGIKPSINYYQISDIKDALASVYGVIPKVQCLPPRQGEEVQTIGQIELCLTKDLQLRNCTEHGEPRSRRWGDTWPARATDEGPGLEVCEDGPAFYPPPKETNH, encoded by the exons ATGAGGCCTCGGGCACCGCGGGGCGTCCTCCCGGGCGCGCTCGGCCTGGCGCTCTGCTGCCTGTGCGGCGCGCTGGgaccctggaggag TGGCGACCACGGATGGAAAAAACTCATTATGGTTCACCACTGGCCTACAACAGTGTGCAAG GAAATTGAAAATGCCTGCAGTGACCCTCCGGATTACTGGACGATACATGGATTATG gCCTGATAAAAGTGAAGAATGTAACCGGTCGTGGCACTTTAATTTAGAAGAGATCAAG GACCTTTTGCCAGACATGAAGATATACTGGCCAGATGTCACCCATCCACCGAATCACAGCCACTTCTG GAAGCATGAGTGGGAGAAGCATGGGACCTGTGCAGCCCAGTTGGACGTCCTCAATTCCCAGAAGAAATACTTCGGCAAAAGTCTGGATCTGTATAAGGAGCTGTCCCTGAACAG TATGCTCCAAAAATTGGGGATAAAACCATCTATCAATTACTACCAG ATTTCAGATATTAAAGATGCCCTCGCCAGTGTCTACGGAGTCATACCGAAAGTCCAGTGTCTTCCGCCAAGACAG GGTGAGGAGGTGCAAACCATCGGACAGATAGAGCTGTGCCTCACCAAGGACCTGCAGCTGCGAAACTGTACGGAGCACGGGGAGCCGCGGTCCCGCAGGTGGGGGGACACCTGGCCGGCCAGGGCCACCGACGAGGGCCCAGGGCTGGAGGTCTGTGAGGACGGCCCCGCCTTTTACCCCCCACCCAAAGAGACCAATCACTGA